The Thermomicrobiales bacterium genome has a segment encoding these proteins:
- a CDS encoding replication-relaxation family protein has product MEPIEPAGIALKRLWEAGFIERRLVMMASRSTGLGYQHFVNVLTANGQRSVSPDMTRPRTISISHQTVDHSLAINDFYVLIHRAAELHGIAVHDWLDDRQLTAMQVKGSLKLVSIPDAFFVLAYHGRYFGHFLEIDTGTVRVGSRKRARSWTQTIANYGTYFREHYPHDGFFRGFSAPIVLTITRSNARLEHLLTATKHAGGAGVYWYTTKDQVEPIRRDAESKKVTAFEPEVLWRPIWRVLYDRAPRSLLDRLERSPNPPKRLDRV; this is encoded by the coding sequence GTGGAGCCGATCGAGCCGGCCGGAATCGCACTCAAACGCCTCTGGGAAGCGGGATTTATCGAGCGCCGCCTGGTAATGATGGCCAGTCGAAGCACCGGACTCGGGTACCAGCACTTCGTCAATGTACTGACCGCCAATGGACAACGGTCGGTGTCGCCTGATATGACGCGCCCTCGAACGATTTCGATCAGTCACCAAACGGTGGACCATTCGCTGGCTATCAATGATTTCTACGTACTGATTCATCGTGCGGCAGAATTGCATGGCATCGCAGTGCATGACTGGCTGGACGATCGCCAGCTGACTGCCATGCAGGTCAAAGGATCGCTCAAGCTGGTGTCGATCCCAGATGCGTTCTTCGTCTTGGCCTACCACGGCAGATACTTCGGTCATTTCTTAGAAATCGATACCGGAACGGTGCGGGTGGGCAGCCGAAAACGCGCTCGCAGCTGGACCCAAACCATCGCCAATTACGGAACGTACTTTCGCGAGCACTACCCACATGACGGTTTCTTTCGGGGTTTCAGTGCGCCCATCGTGCTAACCATCACGAGGAGCAATGCTCGACTGGAACACTTGTTGACCGCCACCAAGCATGCTGGTGGTGCCGGTGTCTACTGGTACACAACCAAGGATCAAGTTGAGCCTATCCGAAGAGACGCCGAATCAAAGAAAGTCACCGCATTCGAGCCTGAGGTGCTGTGGCGGCCGATATGGCGAGTACTCTATGATCGCGCTCCCCGCTCGCTGTTGGATCGACTGGAACGCAGTCCTAATCCGCCAAAGCGTCTGGATCGCGTCTAG
- a CDS encoding type II toxin-antitoxin system Phd/YefM family antitoxin: protein MSWQLAEAKNKLSEVMNQALEQGPQRIRRRGDTVVMVSEADYDRLTGERPSLKDFLLSGPDLTDLDLDRDQTPMREVTW, encoded by the coding sequence ATGAGCTGGCAACTGGCCGAAGCAAAAAACAAACTGAGCGAAGTCATGAATCAGGCGCTGGAGCAGGGTCCCCAACGTATTCGTCGTCGTGGTGACACGGTGGTGATGGTCTCTGAAGCAGACTACGACCGCCTGACTGGTGAACGGCCGTCACTCAAGGATTTCCTTCTTTCTGGTCCCGATCTGACCGATCTGGATCTGGATCGCGACCAGACGCCGATGCGTGAGGTGACGTGGTAA
- a CDS encoding type II toxin-antitoxin system VapC family toxin — translation MVRVLIDTCVLSEIQRPKGNAQVRDYVAALDPEQMFLSVVTMGELAKGIAQLSAGSRKRELSIWQTKLEQRYADHILSIDLETARLWGELTARAQSEGIQVPVGDGLIAATALRRGLHVLTRNTKHFAVTGALVIDPWVESDALPIAS, via the coding sequence GTGGTAAGAGTTCTAATCGATACCTGCGTCCTGTCTGAGATCCAACGACCCAAAGGCAATGCTCAGGTACGCGACTATGTCGCCGCTCTGGATCCGGAACAGATGTTTCTGAGTGTAGTGACAATGGGGGAGCTGGCGAAGGGCATCGCCCAACTGTCAGCCGGATCGCGAAAACGGGAACTCTCCATTTGGCAGACCAAGCTGGAGCAACGCTACGCCGATCACATCTTGTCCATTGATCTGGAAACGGCTCGACTGTGGGGAGAACTGACTGCTCGCGCTCAAAGTGAAGGCATCCAAGTACCTGTCGGTGACGGATTGATTGCGGCCACCGCCCTGCGCCGCGGACTGCATGTCTTGACCCGCAACACCAAACACTTTGCTGTGACTGGTGCCTTGGTCATTGATCCGTGGGTCGAGTCGGACGCATTACCCATAGCATCGTAA